A genomic window from Phyllopteryx taeniolatus isolate TA_2022b chromosome 2, UOR_Ptae_1.2, whole genome shotgun sequence includes:
- the gabarapl2 gene encoding gamma-aminobutyric acid receptor-associated protein-like 2, with protein sequence MKWMFKEDHSLEHRCIESAKIRNKYPDRVPVIVEKVSGSQIVDIDKRKYLVPSDITVAQFMWIIRKRIQLPSEKAIFLFVDKTVPQSSITMGQLYEKEKDEDGFLYVAYSGENTFGM encoded by the exons ATGAAATGGATGTTCAAAGAGGATCATTCTCTGG AACATCGATGCATAGAATCAGCCAAAATCCGCAACAAGTACCCTGACAGGGTCCCG GTGATTGTGGAGAAAGTGTCTGGGTCCCAGATCGTGGATATTGACAAGAGGAAGTACCTGGTCCCCTCTGACATCACAGTGGCTCAGTTCATGTGGATCATCAGGAAACGCATCCAGCTGCCCTCAGAGAAGGCCATCTTCCTGTTTGTGGATAAGACAGTCCCCCAGTCCAG CATCACAATGGGACAGCTGTATGAAAAGGAGAAAGACGAAGATGGCTTTTTATACGTGGCTTACAGTGGCGAAAACACCTTCGGCATGTAA